Sequence from the Uloborus diversus isolate 005 chromosome 8, Udiv.v.3.1, whole genome shotgun sequence genome:
tcttgaaaatgctgctgttatgcaaaccatgaagctagcagaagtgcaggataacatatttgtgaatgaataaatgtacTTTAATACTCATAAGaagcagataaaactcattctgaagtgctaatatatagctatattctgaatattagttcaaAATTCGTGAAATGCTCTATATAACGtaaaaacctgtataacacaaaagctctggtTCCAAGGtatgcgttataacggtcttctactgtacctATTTTGTATAACTTATAACATTAGGGGAACATTTAGACTGACCATATGGGCCCCAAAGCCCAAACGTGCTGCGCGCTCCATAGCTAGATGTTTATACTTCTGTCAGACCTGGCCTAGTAGGAAATATTTTGGATAAATTTGATTAATAGATCATTCATTATATTGAATAAATAAGATATTTACTTTCatacaatttattttcaaaattcaatataAAAGTGCATTAATTATCCTTCAAACAAATCCAGTATAAATTACTTTCAAGTTTCAAGAATGTATGATTGGCATGAGTTGAACAACTTTACAGTTAATCGTTTCAAACTGTCTTGGGAAGTGGATCATAGTGCTGCCaataaagaattcttttttttcatagttttcatattttctgaaattaaggaAAATTGAGCTGTCTGTATGTACCCCCCAGCCCTCATATTTATgtcaatataaaatttaaatcaaattatgacagCTTCTATTTAGGTTTATAAGTAGACGAATTGcacttaaattaaatatttgctgGAAAGAAtggaataaaaacttgaaggttgaaTTTATTTCAACTTTATCATTCCTTCTTGCAGTGAATACACAAAAATCGatgaaaaaaaaggtttagaataacaaattggctcaaaaaaaagaaggaacagatagttcttagtaatattccatttttaaatgagctaatttattaatctaaaccccTTTTCCAAGTTTTTCCATTTAATCCTCAGagtgtgtatttatttattttttactcagtaGCAAAGTAACgaataaatttcaaaagtagtttgttgtCCTTCCTTAAAAAGTAACTTTAGTTagctacatttgtaataaattagttgtagttcactacaatttaaaaaaaatagtttttttccccccgacCACTGTGACTAATATAATTACTTCTCTTCTTATAAttatcttgaaaagaaaaaaaaaatagcatttctaaataaaaataaatattttcttggaaaatATTACACAGAGactgtaaattcaaaaaattgaaaaaactagccaacttttaagagaattttattaattactgTACATAGTTTCTATATACATGATGCTGATGCTTTTCATTATAAAAGGTAGTTTACATATATACATGCAATTTGATTATTTCAATCAGTCAATTCAGAAACatatataattaataatttaaaatcaagCAAAGAATCTTGTAGGACAAATTTTAATTCAGAGCATATAATTTATTGGTTCAATAAGACATTATAATGTCAAATATGTAGCAACTTTTACCtaggtttgattttttaaaacaaatgtacaATGTCATGGTACATTTTGTATAAAATCAAGcacattttttcctttaaataaacaaatccgaagtaaaatttatcagagaatatttattattatcacaTCATAAAGacagcaaataatttaaaaaatcagtaaatctACTGTTGAATCTAAAATAAAAAGAGCATTTCTCTATTATCACGGAAATATTTTGTATCTCCTGCACCCAGACTACTTTTCAGCAGGGAATAtgctttaactatgtagtaacatatgtaatctattccagtccaGCAaatattacctttgaaaattaaagcatatgataacacaagcaattttcaaaaattgataatcaaattgtaatattttgtcacaagtaaaaaattattttgatattatcaaatgataaagttcttgttattaacattctAAATATTAATAGAGACCTAATATtgggtgcagtatttatttcgttaatatttagcttatttatatttttaatatttttcacaaatagtCAAGTGCATGCAAGACAAAGTGAAATTAGTTCATTTCggttactcattcaatcatttacgaAACCACTTTTTTCATTCAATAACTAATtaatttgcattccttcatttagtaactaatttatttacattccttcatttaatgatTCTCTTATTAAtccattcattcactcattttctcattcatttactgttttattcactactttatttttcctaatgtattaatttattagtttattgtttcattgtttttcatgtattcaattatccttttatttactcattaatttgctcaaaaatatttttcacaatcgaaaaaaaaatatttcattcaaaaaatatttcatttttcacttgccccatgaaaaaaaaaagtgaaaactttcttGATagaacaattttactgccaaaaataaaaaatagtgttttaatgcaagaacaatgttctttcttcatgtactgcaactttcaaaacaattttctaatttgtgtattttgaaaaagctcagtcatcttgactatttcactttgctccacatccCCCTACTTCAGAATTGTTTTTAAACAACCAGTAAATCTACagtaaagtcaaaaaaaaaaaaagatttctgcaTTTTCACAGAAAGATTTTGTATCACCTGTGCCCAGTCTTCCAGGAggagatataattttttttctaagaaaatttattaatttgaaataaaatttattaaagtatttttattaacaCCTTATAAGACAAACAAATAATATAACTTAGCTTTGGCACAACTTACCATGTATTttagaatcaattaaaaaataacaatttttaaaaaatcagtaaatctaccgttaagttttaaaaaaaggaaagattttataTCTCTTGCCTCCTGACTTTTCTGGGAGGAGATAGGATTAATTTGGATGGGACTCCAGCCATATACCGTAAATTTTTGCCCTTATTTTGTAAATGCAGATTCAAACCTCTTAATCAATAAACTTGAACCTTATGCCATTCAATGTTTTATACTGATGAGGAGCATTAAGCTTGACACAATcacttaaataaatatattttatagttaaaaataaaaaaaataaaatatttacacagACTATCTCACACAAAGTTGAGAGTAAAATACGTTTGCTGAGCCTTAAAAGTAtcaaaggaaaaataattaaatattttaaaggaacAGCTGGGAGTAATAATACGTGATTGATAGAGAAATAATTTCagacaattttttgttttaccAAGCACCAAGAGAAGAAATAGAAGAGAAATATCCATAAAATGAAGCGTGGGCGCCCTTTGGGAGGAGGGGGCAGAGGGGGGATTCGAGCAACCTCCCCCTTCAGATGttagcatttttcttaatataacTTTTAAGCATGAATTTACCTTGAAGCAGAAACCAGTGCATGACATGATGCATGAAAAAACAAGCACTGTAGTGAAAGAGTAAAACATATCTAAACTAATCTATCTCTACTCACaaacagggccgacgagaggtcaCATCAGTCTAGTCAGAAACTAAGGGTCCAGCTTGAAATctgagtacagtgaaacctgtctataacaataaacctgtctacaacgatattttccttggtcccagcaaaatagCAGCATAGATAATCAAATTGTCTGTAACAATAACctatctataacaatattttttaggtcctaacagtattgttgtagacaggttttactgtaatatagGTGTTGTGAGTTTTATGGGGAGAGGGCAGCCCGGACAGCAAATGAACAATTGGCACGGACGCCTTGGCTTTTGACTGCCCTGCTCAGAAACGGCATTTTCCCCTCCCCCTACCCTCTATTTTATTACATGACAATTTTTCTGACAAAAAGCACTAAGGAAGTCATTCAGTACCCTCAGGTGAGTGAAGACATGGTTGAGAAGTGCAATGAACAAATACTTTGTTTCTTCAAGCTAGAATTTCCCAGCCCCCTTTTAAAATTACACATATGGGCacctatgaaataaaataatggcTCCAAATGAGAATTTgacaaaaattcaggaaaatatcAGATGGGTAAACACTacataaattgaggcagtgagaagcaaaaggatgtaagtgctttgtttaaagttttgagttaaacacAGTTAAAGTTTAAACACAGGTATGATTTCCTTGAAaagtttttcctaaatcatgctgcaccTGCCAGTATTACTAGTACAATCTCTAGCCACAAAACAGATGAGAGTTCTTCCCTCCATTTGTGCTGGTCAAttccaaatctttaattttggtACCTACAACCCTTTGCCTCTTGCAGAATTTAGTTTGAAATAGAAATTTCTTGGGGATTACTGTTTTATAAAACACTAGTGGTACCTACACAGCTTTGCCCGTTATAgataattaaaaggtcatttggattgcctgtatatttacaaataatagatgatcttgccaatttgctatgttaatttgctcgcccatggtcgcatatgtccaggttatgataatttgatccgtaaaattttcttaaaattggaatagaaaaagaacaaaattgaattttcgaaaaatcgctttgaggtgctcccaatatgctacgaactaattttgtgccgaatttcatgaaaatcggctgaaagGTCTGGGTGCTGtgtgcgtaacagacatccagacagagatccatagAGACAGAGATccaaagactttcagctttattattagtaaagataatattaACTCTTTTCTCTCGCATACAGTATCTTCATCTTTTCAAGAGCCCAAACAAGTTCTTTTCAAGCTTGATTATAAATTTATCAACAGATTGTTAATATTGCagtaattttcaaagtaaaaactatgaataagtgaatttttttttaaatttaaaataaatagtatatcaataaaaattatgaattactagctttttatattttgaatcaTTATAGCATTTACTTTCACAACTCCATGCTTTGAGAACAAAATAGGCTTTTGATGAAGAATTTTTGTACTCTGAAGAATATTTGGATTAATTGGAGTGGAAACAATTCTGTTATTTGctggaatttcaatttttgaattagTTTCTCCTGGAACTGGTTTCGGCATGATTGGTCGGTACTGATTCatcatataatttaaacaacttATTCTTTGTTGGTCTCTGTAATTTGCCAATTCTATGGCATTGCCGGAAACATTGGCAATGCAAATAAAATCTTGAACAGTATCTTCACTTTCAGTACGCTCTTTTTTGATTGAGAGGTTATCTTTGGGAGCTGAATCCATAACTGGTTCACTTTTAATTGATTCAATGTCAAAAATATCAGCACTTGGTTCTGCATCAAAGCTGGTAAGCCCAATAATAGTTTCTTTCATATGATTTACAAAATCCTCATGGCAAGAGtcttctttttttatgttttcaagttGCGAACTACCATCTTCCTTTTCCGATGCCGGATCTACAAAAACAATGcaagatattgaaaagaaaattcataaaaacttatTGTTGTAGTGAATCATTTTTCATTAAGAAGGTTTCTACATTCTTCATACACAGGGGTGTTTGAAATGATGTAACAGCAAAACCCTGTGAGACAGAAATGTGAAATAAATTGTATGGTGCACCAGTGCTTTGGAATTTTTTATAcactggttttcaaaaaaaaatttaaattcagagaGCGCTGTagtcaaatgttttttcattgatGTATGAGAAAGGACTCCCCTACTTTAAAATAGCTTAACAGCAAAACTGTTTGAGATAGAAAGGTGAAACAAGAGGTATGTTGCACCAGCAGGTCTAGAATTTTTTATACActggttttcaaaaatagttcaaaaattataCATCAGAGAGCGCTGTAgtcaaacatttttcaattacTGTATGAAAGTGTGCTAATTGGATAGGGGTCAAATGTCATTGCTCACATTGAACACATTGGTTCGATATAGCTATCTTTCATAGCCTATGCAATCAAATGGTC
This genomic interval carries:
- the LOC129228204 gene encoding uncharacterized protein LOC129228204, with amino-acid sequence MKELSDVERFVDLYQTLTHTEFNVLQSKHMTRCVFRKRWFCHFHGRTKPVLDYGCRASVDILIKKVTRSTARNDPFLKLKPPLPAVIKIHYPHTHPVLEKKFLRKNKMTNEMRKIFYEYFKHDIVGMNAKKLHLKLLREANFPYMDDRCINPRLDTIYRLHRFWLKEVAPKYSIEADPASEKEDGSSQLENIKKEDSCHEDFVNHMKETIIGLTSFDAEPSADIFDIESIKSEPVMDSAPKDNLSIKKERTESEDTVQDFICIANVSGNAIELANYRDQQRISCLNYMMNQYRPIMPKPVPGETNSKIEIPANNRIVSTPINPNILQSTKILHQKPILFSKHGVVKVNAIMIQNIKS